The Acidimicrobiia bacterium region AACAACCCGCCCCGGACCCGACCATGAATTGGGTTAGGAACCCGGCGACCTATATCAAAGAGTCAGATACACCTCAGTCGCGCAGCTCATCGTGCGAGTTCTTTTTCATTGCCAGCCCGACTCCAAGTCCCAGCGCGGCGACGACGGCTGCCGCCAGAAAGGTCTCGGACAGCGCCATCGTGGTCAGCTCTACCTGCGCTCTGGCCAGCACCGACGAATAGGTCGGGTCCGTGATCGGCGGAAGCTCGATCGTGTCCCGCAGGTCGCCGTAGCGGTGGAGACCCCAGGCGGTCAAGCCGGCCAGTCCAACGCTGAGACCGATCAATCGCAACACCATGACGAGACCGGCGGCAGTTCCCCTCCGGTCCGCCGTAGCGGCGTCGACGACGGCGGCGGCGGTGGGTGCGATCACCAGGCCGAAGCCCGCCCCCAGCAGTGCCAGCTGCCAGGCCATGGCGACGTAGGAGGTGTCGGCCGTCCATCCCGTCCCCATCAGACCGAAACCAACCATGGCGAAGACCAATCCGGTGATGATCGGTGGTCGGTAGGAGTATCGCTCGGCCAGGCGCCCCCCGAGATATGCGGCCACCGCCATGGCGGCCGTTAGAGCACTCAACACCCATCCGGCGATCACCGCCGAACGCTCGACGTCGACCTCTATGACGTTGACGAACAGCGGGACGTCGACCATGGCGATCACCAGGATCGCCCCGACCAGGAAGTTGATGACTACGGCGGCCACCGCAGTCCGACCCCGGAACACCCGGAAGTCGATGAGCGGGTCCTCCGTCCTCCGCTGGATCACCACAAACGCCACGATGGCGGCGGCTGCCACACCGAACAACCAGCGCAAGCCGCCGCCGGGAGCGCCGGTCAACTCCTCGAGCCCGGTCACGCTCTGGATCTGCGCGGAGTCCAGCAAAGCCAGGTCGAGAGAAATCAGTGCAACCGTCAGCGCTCCCGCCCCTGCCCAGTCGATGCGAGATCGGCGAACGACCTCATCGTGCTCCTTCAGGGCCCACCAGGCGGCGCCAATCCCGAGGAGCGTGAGCGGGATGTTGAGCCAGAACTGCCACCGCCACGACAGGAAGCGAACGAGCATGGCGCCGTACAGGGGGCCCCATACCCATCCGAGTGTGTCGATGGCGCCGAGCGACCCGAGCGCCCTCGCCCGTCGCCGGCCGGTGTAGACGTCGCTGACAACCGCCATCCCAACGGGGACGAGGGCGCCGCCGCCCAGGGCGGTGAGCACACGTGCGGCCAGGAAGGTGGGAAGACTGTGGGTCAGCGGCACCCAGATCGACCCGATCAGGAACACAACCAGCCCGCCGATATAGACCTTCCTACGGCCGACAATGTCGCTGAGTCTGCCCATGAACGGCATCACCGCCACATAGGCGATCAGGTAGGCGTTGACGATCCAGGCTGCATCATCGAGCCCGTCCGGCAGGATGATGCCGAGGTCGCCGATGATCGGCCGGAGCATCGTCGAGACGACCGTCAGATCGTCGGCGGCGATGAAGATCCCGAAACCGACAACTGCCAGGATCGAGAATGGCGACGGCCGCCGCTCACCCATCGAGATCGGGAGCGGTGATCTCGACCGCGGTCCCGTACTCGGTCATCCGCAGGCTCCATTTCGTGACACCGTCTGCCATATCGGTTGTGAACGACAGTTCCCGGATTTCACCGGTGGACGTCTCAATCCACAAGTCGCCGTCGACCGCCTGGCCGCGCACCATGCCGGCTGTGACTTGCTCGATGCGATCGGCGGGGGCGGTGACTCTGAAATGGGCGAGCAGTTCACCATCGAGATCCTCTTCAGCGACGAAGTGGACGTTCGTCAATCCGCCGCTGAGGAGTTCCGACCACCCTTGCGCCGGGTCGAACAGTGTCGCCACATCGAATGTGAAGCCGGCCGGAGCGTCCTCCCACGATCCGGTGATGGGGTTGGTGATCCAGGTGTCCGCTCCAATCTGGACGGCGCCAACCTGGGTCGGGATACCGATGGCGCGTACGGTCAAGAGTGCGTCGGTTGAATCCGGGGAGGCGAACCGTCCTTCGGCCGATGTGAATTCGAGGATGTTGTCGTCGTCGATGAAGACGGGAACGCCGCTGCGTTCCAGCAAGAACCGCACGCTTTCGACGGCGGCCATTCGTTCGACCGACAACGCGATGACGGCGTCCGGATCCAACACATCATCGTTTCCCGAGCAGGCGGCGGCGAGAAGCGCGGTGGCCAGCAAGATGAGCAGTGGGATCCGGTTGATCATGACGGCAACATTACCGGCCGGACCGGTAGTACCAGCACTCTCCGTGCTACGTTTATTGTCGAGGAGGGAAGATGTTCGGTCCGGCACAGTTCGTTCGTGCGTTTGCCCGCAACGTATCCATAATCCAGATGCAATCAGAAGGATTGACGCACCAGGACAGTCTGATCCAGACGCCCTACAACGTGAACTGTCTCAACTGGGTGGTGGGCCACCTGGTGACGGGACGCGATGACTTGCTGCTGGCGGTCAGGGCGTCGGCCGTATGGTCGGAAGAGACCAAAGAGCGATATCTCCGGGAGTCCGAGCCGATCCTCGAGGATGGTCCCGGTGTGCTCCCGTTCTCTGATCTGCTCGATGCCTTGGCCGAAACGCAGCGGCGGATCGAGCAGTCGGTGGGTGCTTTGACCGAACAGCAGATGGCCGTCGAGGCTCTCATTGGAGACCGGCCCGTCTCGCTGGCTTCCCGGCTGCGCTTCTTCTACTTCCACGACACCTATCACACCGGTCAGACAGAGATACTCCGCCAGTTCGCAGGCGCGAACGACAAAGTGATCTGAAGAGGTTCTA contains the following coding sequences:
- a CDS encoding DinB family protein; the encoded protein is MFGPAQFVRAFARNVSIIQMQSEGLTHQDSLIQTPYNVNCLNWVVGHLVTGRDDLLLAVRASAVWSEETKERYLRESEPILEDGPGVLPFSDLLDALAETQRRIEQSVGALTEQQMAVEALIGDRPVSLASRLRFFYFHDTYHTGQTEILRQFAGANDKVI
- a CDS encoding MFS transporter, translated to MGERRPSPFSILAVVGFGIFIAADDLTVVSTMLRPIIGDLGIILPDGLDDAAWIVNAYLIAYVAVMPFMGRLSDIVGRRKVYIGGLVVFLIGSIWVPLTHSLPTFLAARVLTALGGGALVPVGMAVVSDVYTGRRRARALGSLGAIDTLGWVWGPLYGAMLVRFLSWRWQFWLNIPLTLLGIGAAWWALKEHDEVVRRSRIDWAGAGALTVALISLDLALLDSAQIQSVTGLEELTGAPGGGLRWLFGVAAAAIVAFVVIQRRTEDPLIDFRVFRGRTAVAAVVINFLVGAILVIAMVDVPLFVNVIEVDVERSAVIAGWVLSALTAAMAVAAYLGGRLAERYSYRPPIITGLVFAMVGFGLMGTGWTADTSYVAMAWQLALLGAGFGLVIAPTAAAVVDAATADRRGTAAGLVMVLRLIGLSVGLAGLTAWGLHRYGDLRDTIELPPITDPTYSSVLARAQVELTTMALSETFLAAAVVAALGLGVGLAMKKNSHDELRD
- a CDS encoding LppX_LprAFG lipoprotein, whose translation is MINRIPLLILLATALLAAACSGNDDVLDPDAVIALSVERMAAVESVRFLLERSGVPVFIDDDNILEFTSAEGRFASPDSTDALLTVRAIGIPTQVGAVQIGADTWITNPITGSWEDAPAGFTFDVATLFDPAQGWSELLSGGLTNVHFVAEEDLDGELLAHFRVTAPADRIEQVTAGMVRGQAVDGDLWIETSTGEIRELSFTTDMADGVTKWSLRMTEYGTAVEITAPDLDG